The genome window CTCGTTGATGCGCTCCTGCGAGGTGAGGTTGACCGCGATCACCGCGTCCCACTGCTGCTCGGTCATCCGGCCCAGCGTCTTGTCACGGGTGATTCCGGCGTTGTGCACGACGATGTCGATGCCGCCGTGGCGCTCGGTGAAGTGCTCGAGGACGCGCTGCGGCGCGTCCTGGGCGGTGATGTCGAGCTGGAGCGTCGAGCCGCCGATGCGGTTGGCGACCCGGGCCAGGTCACCGCCCTGGGCGGGCACGTCGAGGCAGACCACGTGCGCGCCGTCCCTGGCCAGGGTCTCGGCGATCGCCTCGCCGATGCCCCGGGACGCGCCGGTGACCAGCGCGACCTTGTCGCGCAGCGGCTTCGCCTGGTCCACCTCGGGGACCTCGGCCGCTCCGACCCGCACGACCTGCCCGGACACGTAGGCGGACTTGGCCGAGAGCAGGAAGCGCAGCGTCGAGTCGAGAGCCCCTTCGGCGCCTTCCGACACGTAGACCAGTTGCACGGTCGCCCCGCGCTTGAGCTCCTTGCCGACGCTGCGGGTGAAGCCCTCCAGCGCGCGGCGGGCGACCTGCTCGCGCGGGTCGGCGGCCTCCTCGGGCGGCGCGGCGAGCACGACCACCCGGCCGCAGCGGTCGACCTGCCGGATCGTCGAGGCGAAGAACTCGTAGACCTGCCGCAGATCGGTGCTGGAGCGCACGCCGCTGGCGTCGAAAACCAGCGCGGCGTAGCGGGCACCGTCGGTGCGCACGTCGTGGACCTGGGCGTGGACGTCCTTGAGTGTGGCGGCCACCGAGGCGCCGAGGCGCGAGCCGACGGCG of Saccharopolyspora erythraea contains these proteins:
- a CDS encoding 3-oxoacyl-ACP reductase → MSDRYQQFTSSPLGRQISKRLGLPQPTPLRRHHPGDPVVSGPVLTGAAVGSRLGASVAATLKDVHAQVHDVRTDGARYAALVFDASGVRSSTDLRQVYEFFASTIRQVDRCGRVVVLAAPPEEAADPREQVARRALEGFTRSVGKELKRGATVQLVYVSEGAEGALDSTLRFLLSAKSAYVSGQVVRVGAAEVPEVDQAKPLRDKVALVTGASRGIGEAIAETLARDGAHVVCLDVPAQGGDLARVANRIGGSTLQLDITAQDAPQRVLEHFTERHGGIDIVVHNAGITRDKTLGRMTEQQWDAVIAVNLTSQERINEALLAEGSPLRPGGRIIGVASISGIAGNVGQANYATSKAGVIGVVQGTAPIAAGRGATVNAVAPGFIETKMTAAVPLFVREAGRRMNSMSQGGRPVDVAETIAWFASPASAGVNGNVVRVCGQSLLGA